In one Rhodococcus sp. B50 genomic region, the following are encoded:
- a CDS encoding branched-chain amino acid ABC transporter permease/ATP-binding protein, which produces MSDHLVFLTLGLGNGAVYAALGLALVMTFRSSGVVNFATGAIALYVAYTYGFLRKGELLNPIPGMPTTVDLGGPWGFAPALALSLLIAAVLGVVLYGLVFRLVRNAPPVAKAVVSIGVMLVVQALLALRVGTTPVSVKPILPNGVLTVAGMRIPQDRLWFAVLMIAMTVVLVCLFRYTRFGLATRAAAESEKGALVTGLSPDRIALGNWALSTVVAGIGGILIAPIVPLVPVSYSLFVIPALAAALVGNFTAMGVTVAAGFVIGMLQSEMTHLQATVDWFPQSGMAELVPLVLILGFLVVRGKPLPTRGAIVKSSLGRAPRPQRILLPTLAGIVVAVLALTLTSGSYRAAVIVSLVLAIIGLSQVVVTGFAGQISLAQLPLAGVGAFTLSRLTTDWGIPFPLAPILGALAAMVIGVVVGLPALRIRGLPVTVVTLALAVFLEFVWFRNTDLNGGMQGAQVEPPTLFGLDLSIGSGAGDPRMAFGFLCLVVLVIVAVAVAKLRTGRLGAAMLAVRADERAAAASGIDVSRTKLLAFAIGAFIAGLGGSLMAYQQTVVTAESYTTIGGIALFAMIYIAGVTLVSGGILSGVLGAGGVMFILLDRLLGFADYYAIIGGVLLTLTVISYPEGIAGHLAERVARLQAVLRWKPGRPKQTEAAAPIDTQTELSTMLSGGPEGAVALTADGLTVTHGAVTALADFSIEVRAGEIVGLIGPTGAGKTTCIDALSGFADAAGTVTLEGRRIDGLVPHRRTRLGLGRTFQDMSLYEDLSVRENVAVGNFTTGPRAGRAGGHWIDTLFRILDLESCADDPVAELSQGRKQLVSVARALAGRPRMLLLDEPAAGLASSESRWLGEKLRAVRDAGVTVLIVDHDMDLVLELCDRIVVLDLGRIIADGTPDEIRGNPAVVAAYLGATREGAGELMTTASAGELMTTAKAEAGS; this is translated from the coding sequence ATGTCCGACCACTTGGTCTTCCTCACACTCGGATTGGGCAACGGCGCCGTATACGCGGCGCTCGGGCTCGCGCTGGTCATGACCTTCCGGAGTTCCGGTGTCGTGAACTTCGCGACCGGCGCGATCGCCCTGTACGTGGCGTACACCTACGGGTTCCTGCGCAAGGGCGAGTTGCTCAATCCGATTCCGGGGATGCCGACCACCGTCGACCTCGGCGGTCCGTGGGGATTCGCGCCGGCGCTGGCACTGTCCCTGCTGATCGCCGCGGTCCTCGGTGTGGTGCTCTACGGCCTGGTCTTCCGGCTGGTGCGCAACGCACCGCCGGTCGCCAAAGCAGTGGTGTCCATCGGGGTGATGCTGGTCGTGCAGGCGCTGCTCGCGCTGCGAGTGGGCACCACCCCGGTATCGGTCAAACCGATCCTGCCCAACGGGGTGCTCACCGTCGCGGGGATGCGGATTCCGCAGGACCGGTTGTGGTTCGCGGTCCTCATGATCGCGATGACGGTCGTGCTCGTGTGCCTGTTCCGGTACACCCGGTTCGGGCTCGCGACCCGCGCGGCCGCCGAATCCGAGAAGGGCGCGCTCGTGACGGGTCTGTCGCCCGACCGCATCGCGCTCGGCAACTGGGCGCTGAGCACCGTGGTCGCCGGCATCGGCGGCATCCTCATCGCACCCATCGTTCCGCTCGTCCCGGTGTCGTACTCGCTGTTCGTGATTCCCGCACTCGCCGCGGCGCTCGTCGGGAACTTCACCGCGATGGGTGTCACGGTCGCTGCGGGGTTCGTGATCGGGATGCTGCAGTCCGAGATGACACACCTACAGGCGACCGTCGACTGGTTCCCGCAATCGGGGATGGCGGAACTCGTTCCGCTCGTGCTGATCCTGGGCTTTCTGGTAGTGCGCGGCAAACCGCTGCCCACCCGTGGGGCGATCGTCAAGTCGTCGCTGGGCAGGGCACCGCGACCCCAGCGGATCCTGCTGCCGACCCTCGCCGGCATCGTCGTCGCGGTCCTTGCGCTGACATTGACGTCCGGAAGCTACCGGGCGGCGGTGATCGTCAGCCTCGTGCTCGCGATCATCGGCCTGTCGCAGGTCGTCGTGACGGGTTTCGCGGGGCAGATCTCGCTGGCACAGTTGCCCCTCGCGGGCGTCGGTGCGTTCACCCTGAGCCGTCTGACCACCGACTGGGGTATTCCCTTCCCACTCGCGCCGATCCTCGGGGCGTTGGCCGCGATGGTGATCGGGGTGGTCGTGGGGCTGCCCGCCCTGCGGATCCGCGGATTGCCCGTCACCGTCGTGACCCTTGCGTTGGCGGTCTTCCTCGAGTTCGTGTGGTTCCGCAACACCGATCTCAACGGCGGGATGCAGGGCGCCCAGGTCGAACCGCCCACGCTCTTCGGCCTCGACTTGTCCATCGGATCCGGCGCCGGAGACCCGAGGATGGCGTTCGGATTCCTCTGTCTGGTCGTCCTGGTGATCGTGGCGGTGGCCGTCGCGAAACTGCGCACCGGCCGGCTGGGTGCGGCGATGCTGGCCGTGCGCGCCGACGAACGGGCCGCCGCGGCCTCGGGGATCGACGTGTCGCGGACCAAGCTGCTGGCTTTCGCCATCGGGGCGTTCATCGCGGGGCTGGGCGGATCGCTGATGGCCTATCAGCAAACTGTCGTGACCGCGGAGTCGTACACGACCATCGGCGGCATCGCATTGTTCGCGATGATCTACATCGCCGGCGTCACGCTGGTCAGCGGCGGCATCCTCTCCGGTGTCCTCGGCGCCGGCGGGGTGATGTTCATCCTGCTCGACCGCCTACTCGGATTCGCCGACTATTACGCGATCATCGGCGGAGTCCTGCTCACGCTCACCGTGATCAGCTATCCCGAGGGCATCGCCGGGCACCTCGCCGAACGGGTCGCGCGACTGCAGGCCGTCCTGCGCTGGAAGCCGGGACGGCCGAAGCAGACCGAGGCAGCCGCTCCGATCGACACACAGACCGAGTTGTCGACGATGCTGTCCGGCGGCCCGGAAGGTGCGGTAGCGCTCACCGCGGACGGCCTGACCGTCACCCACGGTGCCGTCACGGCGCTGGCGGACTTCTCGATCGAGGTCCGGGCCGGCGAGATCGTGGGTCTCATCGGACCGACCGGCGCCGGCAAGACCACCTGCATCGACGCACTGAGCGGCTTTGCGGACGCGGCGGGGACGGTGACCCTCGAAGGACGCAGGATCGACGGTCTCGTCCCGCATCGCCGGACCCGACTCGGGCTCGGCCGCACCTTCCAGGACATGTCGCTCTACGAGGACCTGTCGGTGCGGGAGAACGTCGCAGTCGGCAACTTCACCACGGGTCCCCGCGCCGGCAGAGCCGGTGGTCACTGGATCGACACGCTCTTCCGGATCCTCGATCTGGAATCGTGCGCGGACGATCCGGTCGCCGAATTGTCCCAGGGCCGAAAGCAGTTGGTGTCGGTGGCACGAGCATTGGCGGGCCGTCCACGGATGCTCCTGCTCGACGAACCGGCAGCAGGACTGGCGAGTTCCGAGAGCCGTTGGCTCGGTGAAAAACTGCGCGCCGTGCGCGACGCCGGGGTCACCGTCCTCATCGTCGACCACGACATGGATCTGGTGCTCGAACTGTGCGACCGCATCGTGGTGCTCGACCTCGGACGCATCATCGCCGACGGCACACCCGACGAGATCCGTGGCAACCCCGCGGTCGTCGCGGCCTACCTCGGTGCCACTCGGGAGGGCGCAGGCGAGCTCATGACGACAGCGAGCGCAGGCGAGCTCATGACGACAGCGAAAGCGGAGGCGGGTTCGTGA
- a CDS encoding phosphotransferase family protein translates to MPTDTTHSDLLGVDLTAVRDWMDAQGLGSGDLTDASPIGGGTQNVMLGFERSGVRYVLRRGPKHLRPHSNRMMSREMTLLRALAGTTVPHPTFVAGSEDTDILGAVFYLMHAVDGYNAAESLAPGHAADRGVRHRMGLAMVDALTELGRVDPAQIGLGDFGRPDGFLDRQVARWSSELESYTLLPGYPTVLLPDVDRIASWLDDHKPRHWTPGILHGDYHVANVMFDRVDPVLTAIVDWEMATIGDPLLDLGWMLAMWPDADSEPDLLESRLAAAGGLPSRTELLDRYAANTERDLSAIDWYTALAGFKLGIILEGTYARACSGQADAEVGDRLHRYALRLFGRTLRFLD, encoded by the coding sequence ATGCCGACCGACACCACACACAGCGACCTCCTCGGGGTCGACCTCACCGCCGTGCGGGACTGGATGGACGCGCAGGGCCTCGGGTCCGGTGATCTGACCGACGCCTCCCCCATCGGGGGCGGAACGCAGAACGTCATGCTCGGCTTCGAACGTTCCGGCGTCCGCTACGTTCTCCGACGTGGACCGAAACACCTTCGGCCACATTCGAATCGGATGATGTCGAGGGAGATGACATTGCTCCGCGCGCTCGCCGGCACCACCGTGCCGCATCCCACCTTCGTCGCCGGCAGCGAGGACACCGACATCCTCGGCGCGGTGTTCTACCTGATGCACGCTGTGGACGGCTACAACGCCGCCGAGTCGCTCGCCCCCGGCCACGCCGCCGACCGCGGCGTACGCCACCGGATGGGCCTGGCCATGGTGGACGCGCTCACCGAACTCGGTCGCGTCGACCCCGCGCAGATCGGGCTCGGCGACTTCGGTCGTCCTGACGGATTCCTGGACCGCCAAGTCGCTCGCTGGAGCAGCGAACTCGAGTCCTACACCCTGCTCCCCGGCTATCCGACCGTCCTGCTACCCGACGTCGACCGGATCGCGTCCTGGCTCGACGACCACAAACCCCGGCACTGGACGCCAGGAATCCTGCACGGCGACTACCACGTCGCCAACGTGATGTTCGACCGCGTCGATCCCGTGCTGACGGCCATCGTCGACTGGGAGATGGCCACCATCGGCGATCCCCTCCTCGACCTCGGCTGGATGCTCGCGATGTGGCCCGACGCCGACAGCGAACCAGACCTGCTCGAGAGTCGTCTCGCCGCGGCCGGTGGTCTCCCGTCCCGCACCGAACTGCTCGACCGGTACGCCGCGAACACCGAGCGCGATCTGAGCGCGATCGACTGGTACACCGCATTGGCCGGGTTCAAACTCGGCATCATCCTCGAAGGCACCTATGCGCGCGCCTGCTCCGGGCAGGCAGACGCCGAGGTCGGTGACCGCCTGCACCGCTATGCCCTTCGACTGTTCGGCCGCACCCTGCGGTTCCTCGACTGA
- a CDS encoding acyl-CoA dehydrogenase family protein, which produces MAWDFSTEPEFQQKLDWMTSFVRDEIRPLETLELTWPQLLKAIAPLQQEVKSQQLWAAHLDPELGGQGYGQVKLGLMHEILGSSPLGPIVFGCQAPDSGNAEILAAVGTDEQKRRWLDPLLAGEKYSAFALTEPDNAGADPTNLQTTAVRDGNEWVLDGHKWFISNASTADFVIVVAVTDPDAERHRRASQFIVPIDAPGLEVVRDIASMENPSPRDNTYGSHCEVVLRGVRVGDDALLGKPGDGFLISQKRLGPGRIHHCMRWIGQANRAFDMMCERATYRFAHGSVLGEKQTVRNWIADSAAEMQALRLMTLQAAWVIDTKGTKEARKEIAMIKYYGAKILHDIIDRSIQTHGSLGYSSDLPLDFMYRAARAARLYDGPDEVHRDTVAKLILRGYEAPADRVPSEHVPTRRRAAQERYADLFDEVLASV; this is translated from the coding sequence ATGGCATGGGATTTCTCCACCGAACCCGAGTTCCAGCAGAAACTGGACTGGATGACCAGCTTCGTGCGCGACGAGATCCGTCCGCTCGAAACACTCGAACTCACCTGGCCGCAGCTGCTGAAGGCCATCGCACCGCTGCAGCAGGAGGTCAAGTCCCAGCAATTGTGGGCCGCTCACCTCGACCCCGAACTAGGCGGCCAGGGCTACGGTCAGGTCAAGCTCGGTCTGATGCACGAGATCCTCGGCTCCTCCCCGCTCGGACCGATCGTGTTCGGTTGCCAGGCACCGGATTCCGGGAATGCCGAGATTCTTGCCGCCGTCGGCACCGACGAGCAGAAGCGCCGCTGGCTCGACCCGTTGCTCGCCGGTGAGAAATACTCCGCCTTCGCCCTGACCGAACCCGACAACGCCGGTGCCGATCCGACGAACCTGCAGACCACCGCCGTGCGCGACGGGAACGAGTGGGTGCTCGACGGACACAAGTGGTTCATCAGCAACGCCTCGACCGCCGATTTCGTCATCGTCGTCGCCGTCACCGATCCCGACGCCGAACGACACCGCCGCGCATCGCAATTCATCGTCCCGATCGACGCTCCCGGACTCGAGGTGGTGCGCGACATCGCGTCGATGGAGAACCCGTCGCCCCGCGACAACACCTACGGTTCGCACTGCGAGGTCGTCCTGCGCGGTGTGCGGGTCGGTGACGACGCGCTGCTCGGCAAGCCCGGCGACGGCTTCCTCATCTCCCAGAAACGTCTCGGCCCCGGCCGGATCCACCACTGCATGCGCTGGATCGGGCAGGCAAATCGCGCCTTCGACATGATGTGCGAGCGCGCCACCTACCGTTTCGCCCACGGCAGTGTCCTGGGCGAGAAGCAGACCGTGCGCAATTGGATCGCCGACTCCGCCGCCGAGATGCAGGCACTGCGCCTGATGACGCTGCAGGCCGCATGGGTGATCGATACGAAGGGCACGAAGGAAGCCCGCAAGGAGATCGCCATGATCAAGTACTACGGTGCGAAAATCCTGCACGACATCATCGATCGGTCGATACAGACACACGGCTCTCTCGGCTACAGCTCCGACCTGCCGCTGGACTTCATGTACCGCGCGGCTCGCGCCGCGCGCCTGTACGACGGCCCCGACGAGGTGCACCGCGACACCGTCGCCAAGCTGATCCTGCGCGGTTACGAGGCACCGGCCGACCGCGTGCCGTCCGAGCACGTGCCGACCCGCCGGCGCGCGGCGCAGGAACGGTACGCCGACCTGTTCGACGAGGTACTCGCCTCCGTCTGA
- a CDS encoding ABC transporter ATP-binding protein translates to MTTRFSATGLFAGYGRGRPCARDVDIELGSGQVMALLGPNGAGKTTLLLTLAGLLTPLGGSMELDGQPVAAGNARAASKAGIVLVPDDRSLFKSLTVVENLRLARRKDGPTIDEVIEYFPALGERSSIAAGMLSGGEQQMLALGRAFVQAPKVLLVDELSMGLAPVVVESLLPVVRSFADERNAAVVLVEQHVHMALSIADHAMVLRHGEVTTSGPAAELAASPHLLEQAYLGESAGADPVVF, encoded by the coding sequence GTGACGACGAGGTTCAGTGCCACCGGATTGTTCGCCGGCTACGGCCGCGGACGGCCGTGTGCGCGGGATGTGGACATCGAACTGGGTTCCGGGCAGGTGATGGCGTTGCTCGGCCCGAACGGGGCGGGGAAGACCACGCTGCTGCTGACCCTGGCGGGATTGCTCACCCCGCTCGGTGGGTCGATGGAACTCGACGGCCAACCCGTCGCGGCGGGCAACGCACGCGCGGCGTCGAAGGCCGGCATCGTGCTCGTCCCCGACGATCGATCGTTGTTCAAGTCCCTCACGGTCGTCGAGAACCTGCGCCTCGCCCGCCGCAAGGACGGCCCGACGATCGACGAGGTGATCGAGTACTTCCCGGCGCTCGGTGAACGTAGCTCGATCGCGGCGGGCATGCTCTCGGGTGGCGAACAGCAGATGCTCGCCCTCGGACGGGCGTTCGTGCAGGCACCGAAGGTGCTGCTCGTCGACGAGCTGAGCATGGGTCTCGCGCCCGTGGTCGTCGAGTCGTTGCTTCCCGTCGTCCGCAGTTTCGCCGACGAGAGGAACGCCGCAGTCGTGCTCGTCGAGCAGCACGTGCACATGGCGCTCTCGATCGCCGACCACGCGATGGTGTTGCGGCACGGCGAGGTGACGACGAGCGGTCCGGCCGCCGAGCTCGCGGCGTCTCCGCACCTGCTCGAGCAGGCGTATCTCGGCGAGTCGGCGGGAGCGGATCCGGTCGTCTTCTGA
- a CDS encoding VOC family protein, which translates to MVFPALTHVAVTVSDLAASTAWYSNLFDASPVLDEDDESGTFHHAVFALDGGTLFGLHTHSGSPPQGSFDERNTGLDHIAFGCTTSELEKWRDRLDSLGIPHGDIKNAAYGSGLSFRDPDNIALEFFAPPS; encoded by the coding sequence ATGGTTTTTCCTGCACTCACGCACGTCGCCGTCACCGTCTCGGATCTGGCTGCAAGTACCGCGTGGTACTCGAACCTTTTCGACGCCTCACCCGTGCTCGACGAGGACGACGAATCGGGCACCTTCCACCACGCGGTCTTCGCTCTCGACGGCGGCACGCTGTTCGGTTTGCATACCCATTCCGGTTCCCCACCGCAGGGGTCTTTCGACGAAAGGAACACGGGGCTCGACCACATCGCGTTCGGTTGCACGACGAGCGAGCTCGAGAAGTGGCGCGACCGACTCGACAGTCTCGGAATCCCGCACGGGGACATCAAGAACGCGGCGTACGGCTCCGGGCTGTCCTTCCGCGACCCCGACAACATCGCGCTCGAATTCTTCGCGCCGCCGAGCTGA
- a CDS encoding ABC transporter substrate-binding protein: MFGSTRRESVKRMRLGLLLATSALVVGTACGSTDDSADAGSAEAPSSAFPDNPATGTPVKIGVINPEGGPAISMPNNRRAAEAAAEYANAHLGGIGGHPIELEICAAKEDPASNQDCANQMVEKGVAAVVVPSSGHGAAMVPIITGAGIPYMTPSGTTPAELTSPSAYALNSGFPGSLAAMANYAQEQGYQKVAAFVIDTGAVIASTQALGDSTFGAAGVELKIAPVTPGTPDATPQVSAGLADGVDAVAVIGDATMCTSVLRSMMTLGADEAKMIIQPCLDPSVIDAVGDSLDGATAFLGADIDSDEPEAVLYRSVMERYAPDADINGFTFTGYQAMLGLIRAAEGLEGEPTSAAIDNAIKTAVDVPMPAADGITFTCDGTAMPGMPAVCANQGIIATVENGKATDPKVGQ; this comes from the coding sequence ATGTTCGGTTCGACCCGCAGGGAATCCGTCAAACGAATGCGGCTGGGGTTGCTCCTGGCGACCTCCGCGCTGGTGGTGGGAACGGCGTGCGGCAGCACGGACGACAGCGCGGACGCCGGTTCCGCCGAAGCGCCGAGCAGCGCCTTCCCCGACAACCCGGCAACCGGCACGCCCGTGAAGATCGGGGTTATCAATCCCGAAGGTGGACCGGCGATCTCGATGCCGAACAACCGCCGCGCCGCCGAGGCCGCCGCCGAATACGCCAACGCCCACCTCGGCGGTATCGGGGGACACCCGATCGAACTCGAGATCTGTGCCGCCAAGGAAGATCCCGCCTCCAACCAGGACTGCGCGAACCAGATGGTCGAGAAGGGAGTCGCGGCCGTCGTCGTGCCCTCCTCCGGCCACGGCGCCGCCATGGTCCCGATCATCACCGGCGCGGGCATCCCGTACATGACTCCCTCGGGCACCACCCCGGCCGAACTGACCTCCCCGTCGGCCTACGCCCTCAACAGCGGTTTCCCCGGATCCCTTGCCGCGATGGCGAACTACGCGCAGGAACAGGGCTACCAGAAGGTCGCGGCCTTCGTCATCGACACCGGCGCGGTGATCGCCTCCACCCAGGCTCTCGGTGACAGCACCTTCGGTGCCGCCGGTGTCGAACTGAAGATCGCGCCCGTGACACCCGGAACCCCCGATGCGACGCCGCAGGTCAGCGCGGGACTGGCGGACGGTGTCGACGCGGTCGCGGTGATCGGCGACGCGACGATGTGCACCTCCGTGCTCCGGTCGATGATGACGCTCGGCGCCGACGAGGCGAAGATGATCATCCAGCCGTGCCTCGATCCGTCCGTGATCGACGCCGTCGGCGATTCCCTCGACGGAGCAACGGCATTTCTCGGCGCCGACATCGACTCCGACGAACCCGAAGCGGTGCTCTACCGCTCGGTCATGGAACGCTACGCACCCGATGCGGACATCAACGGTTTCACCTTCACCGGCTACCAGGCGATGCTCGGTCTGATCCGGGCGGCCGAGGGTCTCGAGGGCGAACCGACCTCGGCCGCGATCGACAATGCGATCAAGACCGCTGTGGACGTGCCGATGCCGGCCGCCGACGGCATCACCTTCACCTGCGACGGCACAGCGATGCCCGGGATGCCGGCCGTGTGCGCGAATCAGGGCATCATCGCCACCGTCGAAAACGGCAAGGCGACCGATCCCAAGGTCGGGCAGTGA
- a CDS encoding protein adenylyltransferase SelO — protein sequence MTAIPDFPVGTNTTISGLGSSFVDELSGLSVPWQGAEAPEPELLALNEELAVSLGLDVPALRSADGVAVLAGSAVPVGAKPVAMAYAGHQFGGYSPLLGDGRALLLGELVDRDGRRADLHLKGSGPTPFSRGGDGFAVVGPMLREYLVSEAMHALGIPTTRSLSVVATGRPVYREGVEPGAVLARVASSHLRVGTFEFAARRGEIVRSLADHAIARHYPHLLDQPETGENNRYLGFFTAVLEAQAALVARWMLVGFVHGVMNTDNTTISGETIDYGPCAFVDAFDPGAVFSSIDHGGRYAFGNQPAVLKWNLARFAETLLTLVDSTPDAAITAVTEVLDGFDSRYEHHYRGGLAAKLGLSEDSLDQALADDLLTLLEEHGADWTAAFRALADELRGNPARLDGLLPPDRSASWLERWHAAGKNDGRAAGERADAMDRVNPLYIPRNHRVDAALKAATGGDLAPFAMLLEVVTHPFEERAEWTEYASPAPHSFAESFRTFCGT from the coding sequence ATGACTGCGATTCCGGATTTCCCCGTCGGCACGAATACCACGATATCCGGTCTCGGTAGTTCCTTCGTCGATGAGTTGAGCGGATTGTCGGTGCCGTGGCAGGGCGCCGAGGCGCCCGAACCCGAACTGCTCGCGCTCAACGAGGAGCTCGCGGTGTCGCTGGGACTGGACGTGCCGGCCTTGCGAAGCGCCGATGGGGTGGCAGTATTGGCAGGCTCCGCGGTGCCGGTCGGTGCCAAGCCTGTCGCGATGGCGTATGCCGGTCACCAGTTCGGCGGATACTCCCCGCTGCTCGGCGACGGTCGCGCGTTGCTTCTCGGCGAACTCGTCGACAGGGACGGCCGACGTGCCGACCTGCATCTCAAGGGCTCTGGGCCCACGCCGTTCTCCCGCGGTGGCGACGGTTTCGCGGTCGTCGGGCCGATGCTGCGTGAGTATCTCGTGAGCGAGGCCATGCACGCGCTCGGCATCCCGACCACCCGTTCGTTGTCGGTCGTGGCGACCGGCCGGCCGGTGTACCGCGAGGGTGTCGAGCCCGGTGCGGTGCTGGCCCGTGTCGCGTCCAGTCACCTGCGGGTAGGGACCTTCGAGTTCGCGGCGCGGCGGGGCGAGATCGTGCGCTCGCTCGCCGACCACGCGATCGCCCGGCACTATCCGCACTTGCTCGACCAGCCGGAGACCGGCGAGAACAACCGCTACCTGGGTTTCTTCACCGCCGTACTCGAGGCTCAGGCGGCGTTGGTCGCGCGGTGGATGCTCGTCGGTTTCGTCCACGGCGTGATGAACACCGACAACACCACCATCTCGGGGGAGACCATCGACTACGGTCCGTGCGCGTTCGTCGACGCCTTCGATCCGGGGGCCGTGTTCAGTTCCATCGACCACGGCGGACGCTACGCGTTCGGCAATCAACCCGCCGTCCTGAAGTGGAATCTGGCGCGGTTCGCCGAAACCCTGCTGACGCTGGTCGATTCGACCCCGGACGCGGCGATTACCGCCGTCACCGAGGTGCTCGACGGCTTCGATTCCCGCTACGAGCACCACTACCGAGGTGGTCTGGCCGCCAAACTCGGACTCTCCGAGGACTCGCTCGACCAGGCCTTGGCCGATGATCTGCTGACCCTGCTGGAAGAGCACGGAGCCGATTGGACGGCGGCCTTCCGTGCACTCGCCGATGAGCTGCGAGGCAACCCGGCCCGCCTCGACGGTCTACTGCCGCCCGATCGCTCGGCGTCATGGCTCGAACGCTGGCACGCCGCAGGGAAGAACGACGGCCGCGCCGCGGGGGAGAGGGCGGATGCGATGGACCGCGTCAATCCGCTGTACATCCCGCGCAATCACCGGGTCGACGCCGCGCTGAAGGCGGCGACCGGCGGCGATCTCGCGCCGTTCGCGATGCTGCTCGAGGTCGTCACGCATCCCTTCGAGGAGCGTGCCGAGTGGACCGAATACGCCTCGCCCGCACCGCATTCGTTCGCCGAGTCCTTCCGGACCTTCTGCGGTACCTGA
- a CDS encoding Mur ligase family protein: MSRASEPPMHPTAPAGNHFAPDRVSAPVHPDPDDPGRLSGQIRIRDVAEHLRDVLRAGPSDGHDRAITGISDDSRTVQPGDLYVALPGHHVHGLDFAAEAASRGAVAALSDRSSNLLPTFVVDRPRDVVGPLASWILGHPSHDLQVHGITGTNGKTSATYLLDTALSATGVVTGMIGGVVVRGPVSTRPATRTTPEAAVVHRTLAEFRDQDVQAVTLEVSSHGISQGRIDGVRFRTVAFTNLGPDHLDFHHTMEQYFAAKAALFTADRAQAAVVNIDDEYGRRLVASVEVPVWTHSTRDARAEVYADAIRCDLHGTTFTVHTPAGRAPVRLSLLGPHQVANALTALTSVAAADGDVLQAAAGLETLAGVPGRLERVDAGEGVLALVDYMHNTSGQRELLPFLRSLAPERRLVLVISATGERDPGKRFPLGHTAATYADVVVVTDDSPLSEDPRVLREAVAEGAYAARSARVVVEPDRHRAFEIAVSHTGPGDVVVVAGRGCEPRLVSGERIQLFDDRDELRRALHDVRRTPASRVPRP; the protein is encoded by the coding sequence ATGTCGCGGGCGAGTGAACCGCCGATGCACCCCACCGCACCGGCGGGGAATCATTTCGCTCCGGATCGGGTATCCGCCCCCGTGCATCCCGACCCGGACGATCCTGGCCGCCTCTCCGGGCAGATCCGGATCCGCGACGTCGCCGAGCATCTCCGCGATGTCCTGCGGGCCGGACCGTCGGACGGACACGACCGCGCGATCACCGGGATCAGCGACGATTCCCGGACGGTGCAGCCGGGCGATCTGTACGTAGCGCTGCCCGGGCACCACGTCCACGGCCTGGACTTCGCGGCCGAAGCTGCCTCCCGCGGCGCGGTCGCCGCGCTCAGCGACCGGTCGTCGAACCTTCTGCCGACGTTCGTTGTCGATCGGCCCCGCGATGTGGTCGGTCCGCTGGCGTCGTGGATCCTCGGTCATCCCTCCCACGACCTGCAGGTCCACGGCATCACCGGTACCAACGGCAAGACGAGCGCAACCTATCTCCTCGACACCGCGCTGTCCGCGACCGGTGTCGTAACGGGCATGATCGGCGGTGTCGTCGTCCGCGGTCCGGTGAGCACTCGACCCGCCACTCGCACGACCCCCGAGGCTGCGGTGGTGCACCGCACCCTCGCCGAGTTCCGCGACCAGGATGTGCAGGCGGTGACACTCGAGGTGTCCTCTCACGGCATCAGTCAGGGCCGCATCGACGGTGTGCGGTTCCGTACCGTCGCCTTCACCAATCTCGGGCCGGACCACCTCGACTTCCATCACACGATGGAGCAGTATTTCGCCGCCAAGGCGGCACTGTTCACCGCCGATCGCGCACAGGCCGCCGTGGTGAACATCGACGACGAGTACGGCCGGCGCCTGGTGGCGTCGGTCGAGGTACCTGTGTGGACGCACTCGACCCGCGATGCCCGCGCCGAGGTGTACGCCGACGCGATCCGGTGCGACCTCCACGGCACCACCTTCACCGTGCATACGCCGGCCGGACGTGCTCCGGTGCGACTGTCCTTGCTCGGACCCCACCAGGTGGCCAATGCGCTGACAGCGCTCACTTCGGTGGCCGCCGCCGACGGAGACGTCCTGCAGGCCGCAGCGGGGCTGGAAACCCTTGCGGGTGTGCCCGGCCGACTCGAACGCGTCGACGCCGGCGAAGGCGTTCTCGCGTTGGTGGACTACATGCACAACACCTCCGGGCAACGCGAACTGCTGCCGTTCCTCCGGTCGCTCGCACCCGAGCGACGACTCGTTCTCGTCATCAGCGCGACCGGAGAACGCGATCCAGGCAAACGATTTCCGCTCGGGCACACCGCGGCGACCTACGCCGACGTCGTGGTCGTCACCGACGACAGTCCACTCTCCGAAGACCCGCGTGTCCTCAGAGAAGCGGTTGCCGAAGGTGCGTATGCTGCGCGCAGTGCCCGTGTCGTCGTCGAACCCGACCGTCACCGCGCCTTCGAGATCGCCGTTTCCCATACCGGTCCCGGAGATGTCGTCGTCGTGGCCGGGCGGGGATGCGAGCCACGCCTGGTCTCCGGGGAGAGGATTCAGTTGTTCGACGACCGGGACGAACTGCGACGCGCACTGCACGACGTGAGGCGGACGCCCGCCTCACGCGTCCCCCGCCCGTGA